Within Bacillus sp. FJAT-45350, the genomic segment ATGAACAAGCATGGCTATTATCATCAAATGGTCGCTTATTTAATCAATGGAGGAAGATTGCTCGGAGGAATTGCTTTTGTTAGGCCAAAAACAGATGGAGCTTTTACTTTAAATGATGTAACATCCCTAGAAATTGTCACCCGGTATTTAACAAGATATATGGTTAATAATATCGAAAATAAAGAAGAAAAAGATAATCTCCTGCTAGCTAGCTTGTCAGTAAAAGAACTAGAAGTAATTGAATTAGTTAAAAAAGGGTTATCCAATAAAGAGATTTCGCAGAGGCTTTTCATTAGCATTAATACAGTCAAAAAACATCTACAGAATATTTATAAAAAACTTAATGTCTCAAACCGAACAAGCCTGTGCTATATAATCGGTAATAATTAGTCATT encodes:
- a CDS encoding helix-turn-helix transcriptional regulator, with product MLTKGDYEKVVNFMDEMIDPFDDFRIHALKTFETIFGFHHANFWLANDNLELVSPVRLNVDYRTMNDYLNGCSQWDYHVPTNISHKLAKQRVLRINDIIPFEKYEREPYYNEFMNKHGYYHQMVAYLINGGRLLGGIAFVRPKTDGAFTLNDVTSLEIVTRYLTRYMVNNIENKEEKDNLLLASLSVKELEVIELVKKGLSNKEISQRLFISINTVKKHLQNIYKKLNVSNRTSLCYIIGNN